One genomic region from Epinephelus moara isolate mb chromosome 8, YSFRI_EMoa_1.0, whole genome shotgun sequence encodes:
- the ppp2r2aa gene encoding serine/threonine-protein phosphatase 2A 55 kDa regulatory subunit B alpha isoform yields the protein MAGVGGGNSEVQWCFSQVKGAIDDDVAEADIISTVEFNHSGELLATGDKGGRVVIFQQEPESKNQPQCRGEYNVYSTFQSHEPEFDYLKSLEIEEKINKIRWLPQKNAAQFLLSTNDKTIKLWKISERDKRPEGYNLKEEDGRYRDLNTVTTLRVPVFRPMDLMVEASPRRVFANAHTYHINSISVNSDCETYLSADDLRINLWNLEITDRSFNIVDIKPANMEELTEVITAAEFHPNQCNTFVYSSSKGTIRLCDMRASALCDKHAKQFEEPEDPNNRSFFSEIISSISDVKFSHSGRYMMTRDYLSVKIWDLNMETRPVETYQVHEYLRSKLCSLYENDCIFDKFECCWNGNDSVVMTGSYNNFFRMFDRGYRQDVTLEASRENSKPRSILKPRKVSTGGKRKKDEISVDSLDFNKKILHTAWHPLDNIIAVATTNNLYIFQDKLN from the exons ATGGCAG GGGTCGGTGGTGGGAACAGTGAGGTGCAGTGGTGCTTTTCCCAAGTCAAAGGAGCGATAGACGATGATGTCGCTGAAG CTGACATCATATCTACTGTTGAATTCAACCACTCTGGGGAGCTACTAGCCACTGGAGACAAGGGGGGTCGTGTTGTCATCTTTCAGCAGGAGCCAGAG AGTAAGAATCAGCCACAGTGCAGAGGAGAGTACAATGTTTACAGCACCTTCCAGAGCCATGAGCCTGAGTTTGACTACCTGAAAAGCCTTGAGATCGAGGAGAAGATCAACAAGATTCGATGGTTGCCTCAGAAGAATGCAGCGCAGTTCCTTTTGTCTACAAATG ACAAAACCATAAAGCTGTGGAAAATTAGTGAGCGTGACAAGAGACCAGAGGGCTACAATTTGAAGGAAGAAGATGGGCGCTACAGGGATCTTAATACTGTCACAACACTACGG gtACCAGTATTCAGGCCCATGGACTTGATGGTGGAAGCCAGCCCTAGACGAGTGTTTGCAAATGCTCACACCTACCATATCAACTCCATCTCAGTCAACAGTGATTGTGAGACGTACCTGTCTGCAGATGATCTGCGCATTAACCTATGGAATCTGGAGATCACTGATCGCAGCTTTA ATATTGTTGACATTAAGCCAGCCAATATGGAGGAGTTGACGGAGGTGATCACAGCAGCTGAGTTCCACCCCAACCAATGCAACACCtttgtctacagcagcagcaagGGCACCATCCGCTTGTGTGACATGAGGGCATCAGCACTGTGTGACAAGCACGCCAAGC AGTTTGAAGAGCCAGAGGATCCAAACAATCGTTCATTCTTTTCTGAAATCATCTCATCCATCTCTGATGTAAAGTTCAGCCACAGTGGTCGCTACATGATGACCCGCGACTACCTGTCTGTCAAAATCTGGGATCTCAACATGGAGACCCGGCCAGTAGAGACTTATCAG GTGCATGAATATCTCAGGAGTAAATTGTGTTCACTCTACGAGAATGATTGTATCTTCGACAAGTTTGAGTGCTGTTGGAATGGGAACGACAG CGTTGTGATGACCGGTTCCTACAACAACTTCTTCAGGATGTTTGACAGAGGCTACCGGCAAGACGTAACCCTGGAGGCGTCGCGGGAGAACAGCAAGCCACGATCGATCCTGAAACCTCGCAAAGTCAGCACGGGTGGGAAGCGCAAAAAGGATGAGATCAGTGTAGACAGTCTGGACTTTAACAAGAAGATCCTCCACACTGCGTGGCATCCTCTAGACAACATCATTGCTGTGGCCACCACCAACAATCTGTACATATTCCAGGATAAACTGAACTAG
- the vps33a gene encoding vacuolar protein sorting-associated protein 33A gives MAAHLSYGRVNLNILREAARKELREFLDKCAGSKAIVWDEYLTGPFGLIAQYSLLKEHEVEKMFTLKSGRLPSADVKNIIFFVRPRLELMDIIAENVFSEDKLHSSRDFHILFVPRRSLLCEQRLKEQGVLASFINIDEYILDLIPYDGDLLSMEYESAFRECYLENDQTSLYHTAKGLMTLQALYGTIPQIYGKGECARHVANMMLRMKREFAGSQNQILPVFDTLLLLDRNVDLLTPLATQLTYEGLIDEIYGITNGYVKLPPEKFAQKKQGEASKDLPTEPKKLQLNSAEELYAEIRDKNFNAVGAALSKKAKIISAAFEERHNAKTVGEIKQFVSQLPHMQAARSSLANHTSIAELIKDITTSEAFFDNLTVEQEFMTGVDTDKVNTYIEDCIAQKDPLIKILRLVCMQSVCNNGLKQKVFDYYKREILQTYGYEHILTLNNLEKGGLLKLQTSSRNNYPTIRKTLKLWMEDANEQNPNDISYVYSGYAPLSIRLTQVLARPGWRSIEEVLKMLPGPHFEERQQLPAGLHKKRQQGENRTTLVFFLGGVSYAEIAALRFLSQMEDSGMEYIIATTKLINGTTWIKSLMDRPESQTP, from the exons ATGGCTGCCCACCTCTCGTACGGTAGAGTCAATTTAAACATATTAAGAGAAGCAGCACGAAAAGAGCTTCGAGAGTTTTTGGACAAATGTGCGGGAAGCAAG GCCATAGTTTGGGATGAGTATCTGACCGGACCTTTTGGATTGATAGCTCAGTACTCCCTACTGAAG GAACATGAAGTGGAAAAGATGTTCACCCTCAAGAGTGGCAGGCTCCCCTCTGCTGACGTCAAAAATATCATCTTCTTTGTTCGTCCCAGACTGGAGCTCATGGACATCATTGCTGAGAATGTATTCAG TGAGGACAAGCTGCATTCGTCCAGAGACTTCCACATTTTGTTTGTGCCTCGGCGGAGCCTGCTGTGTGAACAGCGGCTGAAGGAGCAGGGCGTGTTGGCCTCTTTCATCAACATTGATGAGTACATCCTGGACCTGATCCCCTATGATGGCGACCTGCTCTCCATGGAGTATGAAAGTGCTTTCAGG GAGTGCTACTTAGAAAATGACCAAACAAGCCTTTACCACACAGCCAAAGGCCTCATGACCTTACAGGCACTGTATGGTACCATTCCACAGATATATGGGAAAGGAGAATGTGCACGG CATGTTGCCAACATGATGCTGAGGATGAAGAGGGAGTTTGCTGGCAGTCAGAATCAGATCCTGCCCGTGTTCGATACGCTGCTCCTCCTGGACCGTAATGTCGACCTGCTCACCCCCCTGGCCACACAGCTCACATACGAGGGCCTCATTGACGAGATCTATGGAATCACTAACG GTTATGTCAAGTTACCTCCTGAGAAGTTTGCGCAGAAGAAGCAGGGCGAGGCGAGTAAAGATTTACCCACAGAGCCCAAGAAGTTACAGCTCAACTCGGCAGAGGAGCTGTACGCAGAAATACGGGACAAAAATTTCAACGCTGTCGGAGCAGCGCTCAGCAAGAAGGCCAAAATAATTTCAGCAGCCTTTGAG GAGCGCCATAATGCTAAAACAGTGGGAGAGATAAAGCAGTTTGTGTCTCAGTTGCCTCACATGCAGGCAGCTCGGAGCTCACTGGCCAACCACACTTCTATAGCAGAGCTGATCAAGGACATTACAA CATCTGAGGCCTTCTTTGATAATCTAACAGTGGAACAGGAGTTTATGACCGGAGTCGACACAGACAAG GTGAACACATATATAGAGGACTGCATTGCCCAAAAGGATCCACTGATCAAGATTCTGCGCCTGGTGTGTATGCAGTCAGTCTGCAACAATGGTCTCAAGCAGAAGGTGTTCGACTACTACAAGAGGGAGATTCTCCAG ACCTATGGTTATGAACACATTCTAACACTGAACAACCTGGAGAAGGGGGGTCTTTTGAAGCTACAGACAAGCTCAAGGAACAACTACCCCACCATCAGAAAAACCCTCAAGCTGTGGatggaggatgccaatgaacaG AACCCAAACGACATCTCCTATGTGTACAGTGGCTACGCGCCACTAAGCATCCGCCTGACCCAGGTCTTGGCCAGGCCCGGGTGGCGTAGCATCGAAGAGGTGCTGAAGATGCTCCCAGGCCCACACTTTGAGGAGAGACAGCAGCTGCCTGCCGGGCTTCACAAGAAAC GTCAGCAGGGGGAGAATCGGACAACATTGGTGTTCTTCCTCGGCGGGGTGTCGTACGCCGAAATAGCCGCTCTTCGTTTCCTCTCTCAAATGGAAGACAGCGGGATGGAGTATATCATAGCAACCACAAAACTCATAAACGGTACAACTTGGATCAAATCCCTCATGGACCGGCCTGAATCCCAGACCCCCTGA